The Heyndrickxia vini genome contains a region encoding:
- a CDS encoding spore germination protein produces the protein MIQSIQESLKRKVACSEEVVSKELHTEEKSIEVLYINTISDEKIFQEYVVVPFFEIKSPERFLDYLQSQPKIKPFEDEKKTLDELVRGVSILFYQDFIFLLDSKIDQNNAVLDTTIETTTQGPQSGFSESLPTNLGLIRQRYPSTTLTVESTTIGTVSQTKVMILHDTKYADPAVLERIKNFLSSVEVQMFQSGEQLLDIIKKSNRSLFPVMLVSERPDRVAVNLAGGKVVLLTSGSPFAVILPTVMKDFMASMEDIYQTYWVGRFLQVLRYIGFFLSITLPGLYVALTSYNPEVFRAQLAISIAGSRTGVPYPSFIEVLLMLFMMELLTEASIRLPKAIGPTATTVGGLILGQAATEADLVSNIMIILVSAVAISNFVVPINAFSFAIRVLKYFVLVLATLFGLIGVVIGFFMIIAYFVKLDSFGEPFLTLVQNKSKKNLGNG, from the coding sequence ATGATTCAATCTATCCAGGAATCCTTAAAAAGGAAGGTTGCTTGCTCGGAAGAGGTTGTTTCTAAAGAGTTACATACGGAAGAAAAATCGATTGAAGTTTTATATATAAATACGATTAGTGATGAGAAGATCTTTCAAGAATATGTGGTTGTTCCTTTTTTTGAAATTAAATCTCCTGAACGGTTCTTAGATTACCTGCAATCACAGCCAAAAATTAAACCGTTCGAGGATGAAAAGAAAACGCTAGATGAGTTAGTAAGAGGGGTTTCGATTCTTTTTTATCAGGATTTTATTTTTTTATTAGATAGTAAAATTGATCAAAATAATGCCGTTTTAGATACTACCATTGAAACGACCACACAAGGCCCGCAATCTGGATTTAGTGAAAGCTTGCCTACCAATCTGGGACTCATTCGTCAGCGATACCCGTCTACTACTTTAACTGTAGAATCTACAACGATTGGAACGGTATCGCAAACAAAAGTAATGATTCTTCACGATACCAAATATGCCGATCCCGCTGTTTTAGAAAGAATAAAAAATTTTCTTTCCTCCGTTGAAGTTCAAATGTTTCAATCGGGCGAACAGCTCCTTGATATTATAAAAAAAAGTAATCGGTCGCTGTTCCCGGTCATGCTCGTGAGTGAGAGACCAGACAGGGTAGCCGTAAACTTAGCTGGTGGAAAAGTAGTCTTGCTTACTTCCGGCTCACCATTTGCGGTCATTTTGCCAACCGTAATGAAGGATTTCATGGCTTCAATGGAGGATATCTATCAAACCTATTGGGTCGGCAGATTTCTACAGGTGCTCCGCTATATCGGATTTTTCTTGAGTATTACTTTACCTGGGTTATACGTTGCTTTGACAAGCTATAATCCCGAGGTATTTAGAGCTCAATTAGCGATATCGATTGCTGGAAGCCGTACAGGTGTCCCCTATCCATCTTTCATCGAGGTATTATTGATGCTATTTATGATGGAACTATTAACAGAAGCTAGTATCCGTTTGCCAAAAGCGATTGGTCCAACTGCAACAACGGTTGGCGGGTTGATTTTGGGACAGGCTGCTACGGAAGCGGATTTAGTTAGCAATATCATGATTATTCTTGTATCTGCCGTTGCGATTTCAAACTTTGTGGTGCCGATTAATGCTTTTAGTTTTGCGATCAGAGTGTTGAAGTACTTTGTGTTGGTGTTAGCAACGTTATTCGGATTAATAGGCGTTGTCATAGGATTCTTCATGATTATCGCCTATTTTGTGAAGCTGGACAGTTTTGGGGAACCGTTTCTTACCCTTGTTCAAAATAAATCAAAGAAAAATCTAGGAAACGGGTAA
- a CDS encoding serine hydrolase domain-containing protein, producing MNWRLFEENLSKRMEADHIPGVAIAVSKNGEVIYQKGFGVKDLESMELVTPKTIFGIASVTKSFTALAIMKLEEEGKLSIHDPVIKYLPEFQIPNIDAMESIKIYHLLTHTTGLAPIRRREELNKFHEHLTYLAEKEHSLLGKPGEYLSYCNDTFLLLGAIIERLTGRIYRRYITEELLTPLQMNRSSFSIEEINKLDDVSSPYVYHQETEQFEKQNWPTLGNYEVGGGIRSNVLDLLKYGELYVNQGLIEEDTFISKNQLEKMQNPYVHINRNSYYGFALQVTPDYHGVTLVEHGGGQPGVSSNFGFITEHKLAIAVLTNVSDAPAKDIWLEVANTALELPIKINHNYFEPTIELPEERKKKFVGTYQSEEGTYLQILLEGSVLQAKIDNKIFTLRATDQTTLVIMETDRPIRFYFNPNDEPWAAFLGLRMLLKTAGN from the coding sequence GTGAACTGGAGATTATTTGAGGAGAACCTAAGTAAACGAATGGAAGCTGACCATATCCCGGGAGTGGCTATTGCTGTCAGCAAAAATGGGGAAGTGATTTATCAAAAAGGATTTGGCGTAAAAGATCTGGAGTCCATGGAATTAGTAACACCAAAGACGATTTTTGGCATTGCTTCCGTTACAAAATCCTTTACTGCACTCGCGATTATGAAACTAGAAGAAGAAGGTAAACTGTCTATTCATGATCCAGTTATAAAGTACTTGCCAGAATTTCAGATTCCTAACATTGACGCGATGGAATCGATTAAAATCTATCATTTATTAACGCATACAACAGGTTTAGCACCGATTAGACGAAGAGAAGAACTAAATAAATTCCACGAACACTTAACCTATTTAGCTGAAAAGGAACATTCTTTACTAGGTAAGCCCGGAGAATATTTGAGCTATTGCAATGATACATTTTTATTACTAGGTGCCATTATCGAGCGATTGACAGGTCGTATATATAGAAGATATATAACCGAAGAACTGTTAACCCCGCTGCAAATGAATCGTTCCTCTTTTAGTATCGAAGAAATTAATAAACTGGATGATGTATCGAGCCCTTATGTATACCATCAGGAAACAGAACAATTTGAAAAGCAAAATTGGCCAACCTTAGGGAATTATGAGGTAGGTGGAGGGATTCGCTCGAATGTTCTGGATTTACTAAAATACGGTGAACTTTATGTCAACCAAGGTCTAATTGAAGAAGACACATTCATATCTAAGAATCAATTAGAAAAAATGCAAAATCCATATGTACATATAAACCGGAATTCGTATTACGGCTTTGCATTGCAAGTCACACCGGATTATCACGGTGTTACTTTAGTCGAGCATGGCGGTGGCCAACCAGGTGTATCCTCTAATTTTGGCTTTATTACTGAACATAAACTTGCGATTGCCGTTTTAACAAATGTATCAGACGCCCCTGCAAAAGATATATGGTTAGAAGTGGCGAATACGGCGTTAGAGCTCCCTATAAAAATAAATCATAATTATTTTGAACCAACCATCGAATTACCTGAAGAACGAAAAAAGAAATTTGTAGGCACCTATCAGTCAGAAGAAGGAACATATCTCCAGATTTTACTTGAAGGCAGCGTTTTACAAGCAAAAATTGATAACAAAATATTCACGTTAAGAGCTACTGACCAAACAACGCTTGTCATAATGGAAACCGATCGGCCAATCCGTTTTTATTTTAATCCAAATGATGAACCTTGGGCCGCTTTTCTCGGGTTAAGAATGCTATTGAAAACGGCCGGAAATTGA
- a CDS encoding NAD(P)H-dependent oxidoreductase, whose protein sequence is MKVFIVYDSEGGHTEALAREIGHGAEQTGKATVYVKHVDEADVHDLPEMDAIIWGCPGHFGSISSGLKKWMDKLGYLWAHGKLVDKVGAVFCTIATTHGGLEATLLNLITPMLHQGMIIVGLPGNIPENVLYGSYYGVGISCPVESSVLLNEQDQALGRALGERVVQVTAQLQNDNRK, encoded by the coding sequence ATGAAGGTGTTTATTGTATACGATAGTGAAGGCGGACATACGGAAGCTTTAGCGAGAGAGATTGGTCATGGGGCAGAACAGACTGGAAAAGCTACTGTGTACGTCAAACATGTTGACGAAGCCGATGTCCATGACCTGCCGGAAATGGATGCAATTATTTGGGGATGCCCCGGCCATTTCGGCAGCATTAGTTCTGGATTAAAGAAGTGGATGGACAAACTTGGTTATCTATGGGCACATGGCAAACTGGTGGATAAAGTGGGCGCTGTTTTTTGTACAATAGCCACAACACACGGGGGATTGGAAGCAACCTTGCTAAATCTTATTACACCAATGCTTCATCAAGGGATGATCATTGTAGGGTTGCCGGGAAATATACCCGAAAATGTTCTTTACGGTTCTTATTATGGCGTTGGAATCTCATGCCCCGTAGAAAGCTCTGTTCTATTAAATGAGCAAGATCAGGCGCTGGGAAGAGCATTAGGTGAAAGGGTTGTTCAAGTAACCGCTCAGCTCCAAAACGATAACAGGAAATAG
- a CDS encoding ABC transporter permease: MNQLFKLSSSWFPIWLISLLMLVMVFVYLPIFKGANQNMSDVPLIIVNEDKGKVGDAILLNLIEKQNGNSFKWKVDKTRQRAFTDLRNNKAYGALIIPSNYSKNLDQVHDTLLSNLTNGKPADLEVLLNEGIGQTATMIASNTLQTVALSTSKEISSQLKKELLQKGMRLAPENATLLDNPVKVVSKNVLGLPVNLNKGMTPFVMALISSITGMLGANMIHGYLLRSNGTLKKRGSALSESEVLASEIMFGFILTFCVSILIQLGVFGIFGSAHASSIWAIFLFTFFSCTTMFLLFKTIAVFLGGWGMLVMFPVNFMGIFSSGGAFPLSTLPFVHRFFSYILPTRYIVDGIRALLYYDGRLEAGLGQALGALSIYFVLTLAILIAFITTIKKYKEVKPVESEKKIRVKIENEIPHTSSNHENKGSRHIGEKDEQFRQALSHLAQGNQKEKQEMNDDEFRNALKSLHKKK; encoded by the coding sequence GTGAATCAGTTGTTTAAATTAAGCTCCTCTTGGTTTCCAATTTGGTTAATCTCTTTATTAATGTTAGTCATGGTCTTTGTTTACCTGCCAATATTTAAAGGGGCAAATCAAAACATGTCCGATGTTCCTCTGATTATTGTAAATGAAGATAAAGGAAAAGTTGGCGATGCTATATTATTAAATCTTATCGAAAAGCAAAATGGAAACTCCTTTAAATGGAAGGTTGACAAAACTAGGCAACGTGCATTTACCGATTTAAGAAATAACAAAGCTTATGGAGCATTAATTATTCCTTCAAATTATTCGAAAAATCTTGATCAAGTTCATGATACCCTTCTTTCCAATCTTACGAATGGTAAACCAGCTGATTTAGAAGTTTTATTAAACGAAGGGATTGGACAAACTGCGACTATGATTGCGAGTAACACCCTTCAAACCGTCGCTTTGTCTACTTCTAAAGAAATTAGCAGCCAACTAAAAAAGGAACTGCTGCAAAAAGGAATGAGATTAGCACCGGAGAATGCTACATTATTAGACAATCCAGTAAAGGTTGTTTCAAAAAATGTGCTGGGGCTACCGGTTAATCTGAATAAAGGAATGACACCATTTGTTATGGCCCTAATATCCTCCATTACTGGGATGTTAGGAGCAAATATGATTCACGGATATCTTTTGCGAAGTAATGGTACGTTGAAAAAAAGAGGATCGGCATTAAGTGAATCTGAAGTCCTTGCATCAGAAATAATGTTTGGTTTCATTTTAACGTTCTGTGTGTCAATTCTTATCCAACTTGGGGTATTTGGAATCTTTGGAAGTGCACATGCTTCTAGCATTTGGGCAATATTCCTGTTTACTTTTTTTAGTTGTACAACCATGTTTCTCTTATTTAAAACGATAGCGGTTTTTTTAGGAGGATGGGGAATGTTAGTCATGTTCCCGGTAAATTTTATGGGGATCTTTTCTAGTGGAGGAGCATTTCCATTATCAACATTGCCTTTTGTCCATCGATTTTTCAGTTATATTTTACCTACGAGATATATTGTAGACGGAATAAGGGCATTGCTTTATTATGACGGAAGATTAGAAGCGGGGCTAGGTCAAGCCTTAGGGGCGCTTTCCATCTATTTTGTTTTGACATTAGCGATTCTTATTGCCTTCATTACTACGATTAAGAAATATAAAGAAGTTAAACCGGTTGAAAGTGAAAAGAAAATTAGGGTAAAAATAGAGAATGAAATACCTCATACATCATCTAATCATGAGAACAAGGGAAGCCGCCATATTGGAGAGAAAGATGAACAGTTTCGTCAAGCATTAAGCCATCTAGCGCAGGGCAATCAAAAAGAGAAACAGGAAATGAATGATGATGAGTTTCGAAATGCATTGAAATCATTACATAAAAAGAAATAA
- a CDS encoding bile acid:sodium symporter family protein, with protein sequence MLLRINKQLEKLMPFITPASVVLGVLLTAYIKDFSYLIPWIFAFMTFSGSLGSNFQSLKQSVTHPFPIIIAMLVLHIVMPLWAWGIGCIVFNGDSYTITGLVLGMVIPTGITSVIWVSIYKGNMALTLSLILIDTLLSPFIVPLTLSLFVGQEVEMDIFSIMSGLFGMIVVPSILGMILNQLTHGRVKETLGTRLAPFSKICLGIVVMLNGAVVAPHLKNVNLKLIGIGAVVFLIAFTGYLFSFLIGKWLKRDRDTIVSLTFLGGMRNISAGAVLAVTYFHPSVATPVIIAMLFQQVLASLFGHMLDKYFRRSVYLEKRIA encoded by the coding sequence TTGTTATTGAGAATAAATAAGCAGCTTGAAAAATTGATGCCGTTTATCACACCGGCTAGTGTGGTTCTTGGAGTGCTGTTAACCGCTTATATAAAGGATTTTTCTTATTTAATCCCATGGATTTTTGCATTTATGACCTTTTCGGGTAGCCTCGGTTCTAATTTTCAATCACTTAAACAATCGGTGACACACCCATTTCCGATTATTATTGCTATGCTGGTTTTACATATTGTGATGCCATTGTGGGCATGGGGGATAGGGTGCATTGTCTTTAATGGTGATTCCTATACGATCACTGGTCTTGTATTAGGAATGGTCATTCCAACTGGGATAACGAGCGTGATTTGGGTTTCCATTTATAAGGGGAATATGGCGTTAACGTTGTCACTCATCTTAATTGATACGTTATTGTCCCCGTTCATTGTTCCTTTGACGCTGTCGTTATTTGTTGGGCAGGAAGTTGAAATGGACATTTTCAGCATCATGAGTGGATTATTTGGAATGATTGTGGTTCCTTCCATTCTAGGGATGATTCTAAATCAATTGACACATGGAAGGGTAAAAGAAACTTTAGGAACAAGATTGGCCCCTTTTTCTAAAATATGCCTAGGGATTGTTGTCATGTTGAATGGGGCTGTAGTTGCTCCACATTTAAAAAATGTAAATTTGAAACTAATCGGAATCGGTGCTGTTGTTTTTCTCATTGCTTTCACTGGTTATTTATTTTCCTTTTTGATTGGTAAATGGCTAAAGAGAGACCGAGATACGATTGTTTCCTTAACGTTTCTTGGTGGGATGAGAAATATAAGCGCGGGAGCTGTCTTAGCTGTTACCTACTTTCATCCAAGTGTGGCCACACCAGTCATTATTGCGATGCTGTTTCAACAAGTATTGGCGTCATTATTCGGACATATGCTAGATAAGTATTTTCGTCGTTCAGTATATTTAGAGAAAAGGATTGCTTAG
- a CDS encoding Ger(x)C family spore germination protein has product MLLILSGCGFKDIDKRIFVVSIGIDTASNSQKKYDISLKFVIPGTKNEPDDFLIVSEKANSISEAVRMIKTKVDKEIDFGHAKVILFGQDLLREKLPVEINYWFARRRDIQQIAWVGVGKPSALDVLKVKPKSEQLPSNALFLALGKDGSETPYIIPPFYYDFKKRLTEKGLDPMLPIIQAKESLFTINTMALTNKKKMKTILTSEETKFLNYMLNKEGKSVLKVNKGKDMIIIETQKVKTKYNIITPPGKQPYIHVKLKVKGRIEEAIKAVHNEKLTHYEKESEKMLNKRMKKFLEKVQKEGVDPIGFGMRYRSRHFNSNDWEEWQHIYPTLKFKVQSNVQIEDTGLIE; this is encoded by the coding sequence TTGCTGCTTATTTTAAGCGGCTGTGGATTTAAAGATATTGATAAACGAATATTTGTTGTGAGTATCGGAATAGATACAGCATCTAATAGTCAAAAAAAATATGATATTAGCTTAAAATTTGTGATTCCTGGTACGAAGAATGAGCCGGATGATTTTCTTATTGTTTCTGAAAAAGCTAATTCTATTTCCGAGGCAGTACGAATGATAAAAACAAAGGTGGACAAGGAAATTGATTTCGGCCATGCAAAAGTCATTTTATTCGGGCAAGATTTACTGCGGGAAAAACTCCCTGTGGAAATTAATTATTGGTTCGCGCGCAGAAGAGATATCCAGCAGATTGCATGGGTTGGAGTAGGTAAACCAAGTGCACTCGATGTGTTGAAAGTGAAACCAAAATCGGAGCAGCTTCCATCCAATGCGTTGTTCCTCGCCCTTGGAAAAGATGGATCGGAAACACCGTATATCATTCCACCCTTTTATTATGATTTTAAAAAAAGGCTGACGGAAAAAGGACTTGATCCAATGCTTCCAATTATCCAAGCAAAGGAATCACTATTTACAATTAATACGATGGCTCTGACCAACAAGAAAAAAATGAAAACCATCTTAACTTCAGAAGAAACCAAATTTCTTAATTACATGTTAAATAAAGAGGGGAAAAGTGTACTAAAAGTAAACAAAGGAAAAGATATGATCATTATTGAAACACAAAAAGTAAAAACGAAATACAACATTATCACTCCACCTGGCAAGCAACCTTATATTCATGTGAAGCTTAAAGTAAAAGGGAGAATCGAAGAAGCAATCAAAGCGGTACATAATGAGAAATTAACACATTATGAGAAAGAGTCAGAAAAGATGTTAAACAAAAGAATGAAGAAATTCCTAGAAAAAGTGCAAAAAGAAGGTGTCGATCCCATCGGTTTTGGCATGCGCTACCGAAGCAGACATTTCAACTCAAATGATTGGGAAGAATGGCAACACATCTATCCAACCCTTAAATTTAAAGTGCAATCGAACGTGCAAATTGAGGATACAGGGTTGATTGAATAG
- a CDS encoding glycosyltransferase produces the protein MNKYIRIPLRKVKRLVEKLTGFTIIVTKQKRINKTINHRTSDHAEYTYYYETLAIREHTILFESFHGKNMSCNPYAIFKRLVHDERFNDYQYVWALNDVNNCPKEFLDLPNVEYVEVNSDSYLRYLASCKYLINNTSFPPYFIKKEGQVYVNTWHGTPLKTLGKDMNGSLGQHKNLMRNFMHTDYIIAPNKFTADKMIDSHDLRGIYRGKIAETGYPRVDLVLEDSINRKKQLGCKENKKIILYAPTWRGEVGNVSDEINKIIHDIKVLEKSLSEQYTILLKVHSLMQNHLKNSHKHISVVPEHVDSNELLSIVDLLITDYSSIFFDFIITKKPIIFYAYDQNQYKKDRGFYLDIEEMPGPICTSIFDVIDEVSNAQHYQDVYKEKLDFCQKTFLPLEDGQSTSRVIDAIFYNDSTYTYTVEDDKTNILMYCGGFLNNGITTSAINLLNNIDYEKYNVMVSEKGNFNEETSKNFNRLNEKVKKYYRVGSMDVLSNEADRQTHLFKYGAETFYLKGPKDYLDKEILSMYRREYKRLFGHSKFDIVIDFSGYVKFWTILFAVNSFNKKLIFQHNEMMKEYEKIVDNKYKHKENFNVIFPLYNYFDYVISVAEHTRNVNKKDLEHLVLNSDEKMVYVHNSINYTYVLDSVLLRETMKIGDKEYDSNEKSVNIQRQLVPDQSVYNFVTMGRLSPEKDHQKLIQAFVECYKKNEKIQLFIIGSGELQAELTSLIHSYGLQEKIHLVGQLENPFPLIQDCDCFVLPSNHEGQPMVLLECLILNKPIIATDIPGNRSVLENGYGEIVENSIQGLVHGMEKVMYEKPSYKVFDYKKYNIEAMEMLYKYL, from the coding sequence TTGAATAAATATATAAGAATACCACTTCGAAAAGTAAAAAGACTAGTTGAAAAACTAACGGGATTTACCATCATTGTTACAAAACAAAAAAGAATCAACAAAACAATAAATCATCGAACTTCGGATCATGCCGAATACACATATTATTATGAAACATTAGCGATACGTGAACACACTATCCTGTTTGAAAGCTTTCATGGGAAAAATATGAGTTGTAATCCGTATGCAATTTTTAAACGATTAGTTCACGATGAACGATTCAACGATTACCAATATGTTTGGGCGCTTAATGATGTAAATAACTGTCCGAAAGAGTTCCTAGATCTGCCTAATGTTGAATATGTAGAAGTAAATAGTGATTCCTACTTAAGGTATTTAGCCAGTTGTAAATATTTAATTAATAACACCTCCTTTCCCCCGTATTTTATAAAAAAAGAAGGTCAGGTATATGTAAATACTTGGCATGGAACACCATTGAAAACTTTGGGAAAAGATATGAATGGTAGTTTAGGACAACATAAAAACCTCATGAGAAATTTTATGCATACAGATTACATAATTGCCCCAAATAAATTTACGGCTGATAAAATGATCGATTCACATGATTTAAGAGGGATCTATCGAGGGAAAATAGCCGAAACAGGTTATCCTCGAGTTGATCTAGTATTAGAAGATTCTATAAATAGAAAGAAGCAATTAGGATGTAAAGAAAATAAAAAGATAATCCTTTATGCGCCAACATGGAGGGGAGAAGTAGGAAATGTTTCAGATGAAATAAATAAGATCATTCATGACATCAAAGTATTGGAAAAAAGCCTTAGTGAACAGTATACGATTTTGCTTAAAGTACACTCATTGATGCAAAATCATTTAAAGAATAGTCATAAACATATATCAGTTGTTCCTGAGCATGTTGATAGCAATGAACTTTTGAGTATTGTCGATCTATTAATTACCGATTACTCTAGTATTTTTTTCGACTTTATTATAACGAAAAAACCGATTATTTTTTATGCGTATGATCAAAATCAATATAAAAAAGACCGTGGATTTTATTTGGATATTGAAGAGATGCCCGGTCCGATATGTACGAGTATTTTTGACGTTATTGACGAAGTATCCAATGCTCAACATTATCAGGATGTATATAAAGAAAAACTCGATTTTTGCCAAAAGACATTTTTACCTTTAGAGGACGGTCAAAGTACATCACGAGTGATTGATGCTATTTTTTATAATGATAGTACCTATACGTACACGGTTGAGGATGATAAGACAAATATATTAATGTATTGTGGCGGATTTTTAAACAACGGGATCACAACCTCTGCCATTAACCTATTGAATAATATTGATTATGAAAAATACAATGTGATGGTGTCGGAGAAAGGGAATTTTAACGAAGAAACTTCTAAGAATTTTAATCGATTGAACGAGAAGGTGAAAAAATATTATCGGGTTGGAAGTATGGATGTATTGTCAAATGAAGCGGATCGCCAAACCCATTTATTTAAATACGGAGCGGAAACATTTTATCTTAAAGGACCTAAAGATTATTTAGATAAAGAAATTCTCTCGATGTATAGGAGAGAATATAAAAGGCTGTTCGGTCATTCGAAATTTGACATTGTTATAGATTTCAGCGGTTATGTTAAGTTTTGGACCATTTTATTTGCAGTAAATTCATTTAATAAAAAGTTGATATTTCAACATAATGAAATGATGAAAGAGTATGAGAAGATTGTTGACAATAAATATAAGCATAAAGAAAACTTTAATGTAATTTTTCCTCTTTATAATTATTTTGATTATGTAATTTCCGTTGCGGAACATACGAGAAATGTAAATAAAAAAGATTTGGAGCATTTAGTTTTAAACAGTGATGAAAAAATGGTTTATGTTCACAACTCAATAAATTATACCTATGTATTAGATTCAGTTTTGTTAAGGGAAACAATGAAAATAGGTGATAAGGAATACGATTCTAATGAAAAATCGGTCAATATTCAAAGACAGTTAGTACCAGATCAGTCTGTATATAATTTTGTAACGATGGGACGATTGTCACCGGAAAAAGACCACCAAAAGTTAATTCAAGCGTTTGTTGAATGTTATAAAAAAAACGAAAAGATTCAACTGTTTATTATTGGCAGTGGTGAATTACAAGCGGAGCTAACATCACTAATACACTCATACGGATTACAAGAGAAAATCCATTTAGTAGGACAATTAGAAAATCCTTTTCCATTGATTCAAGATTGCGATTGTTTTGTGCTTCCCTCCAATCACGAAGGTCAACCTATGGTGTTATTAGAATGTTTAATTCTAAATAAACCAATTATTGCTACGGACATACCGGGGAACAGAAGTGTACTTGAAAATGGATATGGTGAAATCGTAGAAAATAGTATTCAAGGTTTGGTGCATGGCATGGAAAAAGTTATGTATGAAAAACCATCCTATAAAGTGTTTGACTATAAAAAGTATAACATCGAGGCAATGGAAATGTTGTATAAGTATTTATAA
- a CDS encoding GerAB/ArcD/ProY family transporter, whose translation MNRYFLYLVLINMLINVIMFVPKILIEYRFEGAVMGILIAVPISLCITFLFIKAMSKFPEQGFPEIFASSQHRLLKITCFSMMQFLWFSAGLITLLEFIDILNRFINPEFPKLMILAIYLVSICFVIQLPTDRVMYLLEIVLFINTPLIGFIIFKAYTNENISWDAILEVGTHLFEMPNLKVIGTATYVFTGFTNLIIFNRVIKKTLSNWNFVAIFLLGCVSLFTTFFIPIGFNGADQTEEFLYPWISTSDSIRMVYSPIERVIFLFLIFYMSTVLISVSVHWHVAFELMKGTFKKKSSKKQNGTVIALYVCLSIVGVTFTNTVLLNTFTSYWMVVRFIVEILFVASFFLWARRRTLSKK comes from the coding sequence TTGAATCGTTATTTTTTATACCTTGTATTAATAAACATGCTGATCAATGTCATTATGTTTGTTCCCAAAATTTTAATAGAGTATCGTTTTGAAGGGGCTGTCATGGGGATATTGATCGCTGTACCAATAAGCCTGTGCATAACATTTTTGTTCATTAAAGCCATGTCTAAATTTCCTGAACAGGGATTTCCCGAGATTTTTGCCTCAAGTCAGCATCGATTATTGAAAATCACCTGTTTTTCTATGATGCAATTTTTATGGTTTTCTGCGGGTTTGATTACCTTGCTTGAATTTATTGATATTTTAAATCGTTTCATCAATCCTGAATTTCCTAAGCTGATGATTTTAGCCATTTATTTAGTTTCCATTTGTTTTGTTATCCAGTTGCCGACTGATAGAGTTATGTATTTATTAGAAATTGTGCTTTTTATTAATACTCCATTAATTGGATTTATTATATTCAAGGCATATACGAATGAAAATATTAGCTGGGATGCCATCTTAGAGGTGGGAACTCACCTTTTTGAAATGCCAAATTTAAAAGTAATCGGCACGGCAACCTACGTATTTACTGGGTTTACCAATTTGATTATTTTCAACCGTGTGATTAAGAAAACATTATCTAATTGGAATTTCGTTGCTATTTTTTTATTGGGCTGCGTTAGTTTATTCACCACTTTTTTTATCCCGATTGGGTTTAATGGGGCGGATCAAACGGAGGAATTTCTTTATCCATGGATTTCAACCTCGGACTCGATTCGAATGGTCTATAGTCCAATTGAGCGAGTGATCTTCTTGTTCCTCATTTTTTATATGAGTACAGTACTTATTAGTGTTTCTGTTCACTGGCATGTTGCCTTTGAATTAATGAAAGGAACCTTTAAAAAGAAATCTAGTAAAAAGCAAAACGGGACAGTTATTGCCCTTTATGTTTGTCTTTCCATTGTTGGTGTTACTTTTACAAATACTGTTTTATTAAATACATTCACATCTTACTGGATGGTCGTCCGATTCATTGTTGAAATACTTTTTGTCGCGAGTTTCTTTTTGTGGGCAAGGAGGAGAACACTATCAAAAAAATAG